The sequence GGGGCGTCGCATTCGGGGATCTTCGCGATGTCGTACGAGGCCGCCTTGGCGACCGCCTTCGCGCGGAGCTTCATGCACTCGCGGTAGACGGTCATCTCCCGCTCGTACGTGACCTTGGCGGCGGCCTCCTCGGTCTGCGCCCGCTCCTTGTCGGCCTCCGCCTCGACCAGGGCGTTCGCGGCGTTCTCCTTGGCGCGCGCACGCTCCTGGGCGGCCTGCTCGGCCTGCATGCCGGTGACGGCAACGACCGTGCCGCACACGGCGACGACGGCGATCGTGCCGCACACAGCGAGCGCCGCCGTGTTGCGGCGCATCCCTCCGACCGCGGCGGACAAACGCGAGGTCGCGGGCTTCTCCGGCTTCTCCGGTGTCTGGGGGGCGGGGCTCTGGGGGTCCATGCGGCTGAACTCCTTGTCCCAGTCGATTCCGGACATGGGCAGCTGACTCCTTTTCGGTGTGGTTCGAGCCCGCCCAGGCATGCCGGAAGCGGGTCTGATCAGGGGAAACGTGCTGTACTGGACGGGTGGCTGCTTCCGGCAGTCGCGGCAAGGGCCAGCCCACTTCCGATGGGCTGGCCCTCACTGCTGTGTGCCGGACGGTGCATCACTTCAGGTACTTGTCCGCGTCGTCGGGACGCAGCAGGCCGGCCTCCTTCAGCAGCCGGACTGCGCGGGGCTGGTTGACGCTGAGCCTGGTGCGGGCCTGGTAGAGGGTGACGAAACCGTCCTTGTCACGCGGGAGGTTCTGTACGAGCGGCAGGAGTTCCGCGTCCGTCCGTACAGGCGTACCAGTACGGTCCGTGCCCGCCGTACCGCCGGTTCCGGTTGCGGGAAACGGTGCGGTGGCTGTACCTGTACGGGCACCCGGTACGCCGTCGCGGCCGGACTGTGTACGGGCGCTGACCGTGCCGGTACGCCCCTGTACGGCCGCACCGGCTGTACCTGTACGCCCGGCAGCCGGTGTACCTGTACGCGAGCCCCCGTCAGGGGCGGTATGTACGCCACCTGTACGGCCACTGTTCGCCCTGGTCGCCGCCGCTTGGGTGCCGCTGTCGTACGGCGGGTGGGAAGCGGCGCGTCCAGGGTCCGCACTGCCGCGTCCGGCGCCCGTCCTGTCCGCCCGTACCGAGCCGGGAGCTGCGTACAGGTCATGTCCGCCAGCCCCTGTACGGCTGGACGAGGTGCCGTCCGTCCCGTCTGTACGGTGGTGCGTACCGGTACGGGCGGGCGTTCCGTTTCCGCTGTCCGTACCGGTACGGCCGCCCGTACCGGTCGTCGTGTCCGTACGGCTGTGTCCGTCCGTACCGGTGCCGTGCATGAGGGCGTGGACACGCCAGATGACCGCCACGAAGATCAGCACGACGAAGGTGGTCAGCTGCCACGGCGCCGGGTGTCCCTCCCTGACGACCTCCGCCTGCTCGCACAGGTGGTAGATCACGTTCGCCGACGCCATCAGCGCGAGAGCCGCGGGGATGTCCTTCTTGGCACGGAACGCAGTCACGCAGTAGATGTCCAGCGACACCGGCAGCAGCGGGGCCACATACGGGTTGATGCCGACCATGGTGGCCAGCGCGTACTCACCCGAAGCGGCGAGCCCGACGCCGGCCGCGAGCGCGACCCACGGCGCAAGCGTCCACGCCTTGCGGCCGATCCTGCCCTGCCAGCCCCGGAATCGGGAGTTGGCCTTCTTCGCCTCGCGGGCTTCGTCCAGCATCCGGCGGGCCCGCGCCTCATCGGCCTGCGCCCGGTCGGTGACGGCCCGCGCCTTCCTCTCCGCGTCGCTGACGATGCGCACGGCCTCCTTCTCCGCAGCCTCCTTCAAGGCGGCGGTGACTGTGACGGCCTCACGGCGCAGCTTGTCGCGCTGCTGGTCGCACGCCGTGCGCAGCTTCGCGAGGTCGGCGTCCAGGGCGGCACGCTTGTCGGCGGCCTGACGGTCGAAGGCCTCGCCCATCTCGCGCAGCTGCTCGCGCAGGGCGGTGCGGGCTTCTTCCACCTCGCTCTGCGCGGCGGCGACCTGCTGGTCGGCCTCGCGCCGGCGGGCGTCGGCGGCGGCGAGGGTGTCGGTGTAGAGGGTCTCGGCTTCCGCGCGGCGGGCGTCGTAGGCGGCGGCCGCGGTGCGGGCCAGCTGGTCGGCCCGCTCACGTGCCTGCTCGACCTCGCCCTGCGCGGCGGCCACCAGGAGGTCGGCCTGCTCGCGGGCACGGGTGAGGATGGCGGCGGCTTCGGTGCGCCGCTGGTCGACCAAGGCGCCGATCTCAGCGAGGTCGCTCTCGGCGAGACGGCGCAGTTCGGCGACCGCGGTGCCCATCGCCTGGTGGTCGGCGGCAGCCAGCTCGGTCAGCTCGGCAACCTGCCTACGGGCCTCGGCAAGGATCGTGGCAGCGCGTTCGCGGGCATCAGCCAGCAGCTGGTCGGCCTCGCCGCGCGCGGCCGCCAGCTGGCCGTCGGCTTCGCGCCGGCGGGCGGCGGCGTCCTGGTCGGCGTCGGCAGTGATGCCCGCGGCGCGCATCTGCGCATCGGACATCAGCACGGTGACCTGCTCGTGAGTGTCGGCGATGGTCCGCGCGGCGTCGCGTTCGGCCTGCGTCTGCAGGGCAACAGCCTGCTCGCGGGCGAGGTCGACGACGTCTGCGGCCCGGTCCCGAGCCTCCGCGAACAGGGCCTCCGGAGCGGTGTGGCTGGCCGGGCTGTCGGCGAGGGTCAGGGAGATGGTGGCGGGGGCGGCAGGTGCGGAAGCCGGCCCCTTGCGGGTGCGGGCGGGGGCCCTCTTGCTGTTGCGGGGGCGGTTGGCGGCCACGGCGGGTCCTTCCAGGTCGGCGTGCGGGGGCGAGCGGCCGTCAGGCGGTGGCTGTGAGGGGACGGTGCGGGGCGATGACCTGGCCGTCGGGCAGCAGCTCGCCGGTGTCGTCGAACAGCAGGACCCCGTTGCACAGCAGGGTCCATCCCTGCTCGGGGTGGGCGGAGACTGCGACCGCGGCTTCGTGGTCGGGGCTGTCGGCACTCGGACAGGGCTGCTTGTGCGTGCACCGGCTGCGGGGCTGACGGGCCTGTGGGGTGAGGGTGCGCATCAAAACCTCCGGGAGGTCGACGACGGGGGGCGAGGTCGCGCGTGGCTGCACGGCTCCCCTGGACCGCGCACGGACCGACCGCTGCGCGCAAAGCAGCGGCAGGCCCATGCGGATCAGGCA comes from Streptomyces aurantiacus and encodes:
- a CDS encoding DUF5999 family protein, translating into MRTLTPQARQPRSRCTHKQPCPSADSPDHEAAVAVSAHPEQGWTLLCNGVLLFDDTGELLPDGQVIAPHRPLTATA